The following proteins are encoded in a genomic region of Nonomuraea muscovyensis:
- a CDS encoding LLM class flavin-dependent oxidoreductase: MDDVWFGAFLAPEATGHERLLRHVTLADRLGLDLLGVQDHPYQPAFLDTWTLLSAAAQRTERIRLVPDVANLPLRPPAMLARAAASLDILSGGRVELGLGAGAFWDAIAAMGGRRLSPPEAVEALAEAITVLRRLWTPGDPVVFEGTHYRLAGAAPGPFPPHRIGVWIGAIKPRMLELTGRMGDGWLPSSFYSPPEAVARQAKVLDAAAEDAGRDPAEIRKVYNISGDFSPRAGAGFLDGPPRLWAEQLAELVLTVGMGGFVLAPGVDAERDLRVFAEEVAPAVRQAVVRERGASRTP; this comes from the coding sequence ATGGACGACGTGTGGTTCGGCGCGTTCCTGGCGCCGGAGGCGACGGGTCACGAGCGGCTGCTGCGTCATGTGACGCTGGCCGACCGGCTCGGACTGGACCTGCTGGGCGTCCAGGACCATCCCTACCAGCCGGCGTTCCTCGACACCTGGACGCTGCTGTCGGCCGCCGCGCAGCGGACCGAGCGGATCCGGCTGGTGCCCGACGTGGCGAACCTTCCGTTGCGCCCGCCCGCGATGCTCGCCAGGGCGGCCGCGTCGCTCGACATCCTCAGCGGCGGCCGGGTGGAGCTCGGCCTGGGCGCGGGAGCGTTCTGGGACGCGATCGCCGCCATGGGCGGTCGCCGGCTGTCGCCGCCGGAGGCGGTCGAGGCGCTGGCCGAGGCCATCACGGTGCTGCGTCGGCTGTGGACGCCGGGCGACCCGGTGGTGTTCGAGGGCACGCACTACCGGCTCGCCGGCGCGGCGCCCGGGCCGTTCCCGCCGCACCGGATCGGCGTGTGGATCGGCGCGATCAAGCCCAGGATGCTGGAGCTGACCGGGCGGATGGGCGACGGCTGGCTGCCGTCGTCGTTCTACAGCCCGCCGGAGGCGGTCGCCCGGCAGGCGAAGGTGCTGGACGCCGCCGCCGAGGACGCCGGGCGCGATCCCGCCGAGATCCGCAAGGTCTACAACATCAGCGGCGACTTCTCGCCACGGGCCGGCGCCGGGTTCCTCGACGGGCCGCCCCGCCTCTGGGCGGAGCAGCTCGCCGAGCTGGTCCTCACCGTGGGCATGGGCGGCTTCGTGCTCGCCCCGGGCGTGGACGCCGAGCGGGACCTGCGCGTGTTCGCCGAGGAGGTCGCCCCCGCCGTACGGCAGGCGGTGGTTCGCGAGCGCGGCGCGAGCAGGACGCCGTGA
- a CDS encoding carboxymuconolactone decarboxylase family protein, with the protein MTEPAMETVDPFGMTAERQFADVWSRDVLSTRERRLLLLGLLVGQGLDDQVEVQLDAALRTGQLGEGELREVVVFLTHYAGWSRGARLNSQVEELVARVRRARSATPDATG; encoded by the coding sequence ATGACAGAGCCCGCGATGGAGACCGTCGATCCCTTCGGGATGACGGCCGAGCGCCAGTTCGCCGACGTGTGGTCGCGTGACGTGCTCTCGACCCGCGAACGCCGCCTCCTGCTGCTCGGGCTGCTCGTCGGGCAGGGACTCGACGACCAGGTGGAGGTGCAGCTCGACGCGGCGCTGCGCACCGGCCAGCTCGGCGAGGGCGAGCTGCGGGAGGTCGTCGTCTTCCTCACCCACTACGCCGGATGGTCACGCGGGGCACGGCTGAACTCCCAGGTGGAGGAGCTGGTCGCGCGGGTCAGGAGGGCCCGGTCCGCAACACCGGACGCCACCGGCTGA